The Scomber japonicus isolate fScoJap1 chromosome 9, fScoJap1.pri, whole genome shotgun sequence genome includes a region encoding these proteins:
- the LOC128364830 gene encoding ectoderm-neural cortex protein 1-like isoform X2, with protein MSLCKHEKRKSQGISATMNIYLFHKSSYADTVLAACSRYFEAMFSGGMRESQASDVDFKDSVHPEVLELLLDYAYTSRLIINEENAESLLEVGDMLEFQDIRDACAEFLEKNLHFSNCLSTLLLSDAHQCTRLHKLSWNMCLRHFPAICKTEDFMQLPKDMMVHLLSHDELETEDEKLVYEAVLNWVNCELEKRQCFLPELLGTVRLALLPAVFLMENVSLEELINTQTKSKALVDEAIRCKLKILQNDSVVNSQLAKPRKTGHSLFLLGGKTFMCDKLYLIDQKAKEIILKADIPSPRKEFSACAIGCKVYITGGRGSENGVSKDVWVYDTSHEKWSKAAQMLIARFGHGSSELKQCLYVVGGHTAVSSCLRASPTVSLKQVEKYDPLTNKWSMVSPLREGVSNAAVVSVKHKLFAFGGTSVTHEKLPKVQCYDPVENQWTVPASCPQPWRYSAAAVLSNHIFVMGGDTEFSACTAYKFSTDSYQWTKVGDVTAKRMSCQTVASGNKMYVVGGYFGTQNCKTLDCYDPTLDAWSSITTVPYSLIPTAFVSTWKQLLA; from the exons atgtctttgtgcAAACATGAGAAGAGGAAGTCCCAGGGTATCTCTGCCACCATGAACATCTACTTGTTTCACAAATCGTCCTACGCTGACA CTGTCCTCGCTGCTTGTAGTCGCTACTTTGAGGCCATGTTCAGCGGAGGCATGAGAGAAAGTCAAGCCAGCGACGTCGACTTCAAAGACAGCGTCCACCCAGAGGTGCTTGAACTTCTTCTGGACTATGCTTACACGTCCCGTCTGATTATCAATGAGGAGAATGCAGAGTCTTTGTTAGAGGTTGGGGACATGCTAGAATTCCAGGACATCCGAGATGCCTGTGCAGAGTTTTTAGAGAAAAACCTCCACTTTTCTAACTGTCTTAGCACACTGCTGCTCTCAGATGCTCATCAGTGTACCAGGCTTCACAAGCTCTCCTGGAATATGTGCCTCCGACATTTTCCCGCCATCTGCAAAACTGAGGACTTTATGCAATTACCAAAAGACATGATGGTGCATTTGCTTTCTCATGATGAGCTGGAGACGGAGGATGAAAAGTTGGTGTATGAAGCTGTCCTGAACTGGGTTAACTGTGAGCTTGAGAAGAGGCAGTGCTTCCTGCCAGAGCTGCTGGGTACAGTTCGTTTGGCGCTTCTACCAGCTGTCTTCCTAATGGAGAACGTCTCCCTGGAGGAGTTAATCAACACGCAGACCAAAAGTAAAGCACTTGTGGATGAAGCTATACGCTGCAAGTTAAAGATCCTCCAGAATGACAGCGTGGTCAACAGCCAGCTGGCTAAACCCAGAAAGACGGGTCACTCCTTGTTTCTTCTAGGTGGCAAGACCTTCATGTGCGACAAACTCTACCTGATAGACCAGAAGGCGAAGGAGATCATTCTCAAAGCTGACATACCAAGTCCAAGGAAAGAGTTCAGTGCCTGTGCCATTGGATGTAAGGTGTACATAACAGGGGGAAGAGGGTCAGAGAACGGAGTCTCCAAAGATGTATGGGTCTATGATACCTCTCATGAGAAATGGTCTAAAGCAGCGCAGATGCTCATCGCCAGATTTGGACACGGCTCATCGGAACTCAAGCAGTGTCTGTATGTGGTAGGtggacacacagctgtcagCAGTTGCCTCCGTGCTTCCCCCACTGTGTCACTGAAACAAGTTGAAAAGTATGATCCACTCACCAACAAATGGAGCATGGTGTCTCCTTTGAGGGAAGGGGTTAGCAACGCAGCGGTGGTTAGTGTCAAACACAAACTCTTTGCATTTGGCGGCACCAGTGTCACCCATGAAAAACTGCCTAAAGTACAGTGCTACGACCCTGTGGAGAACCAGTGGACAGTGCCAGCCTCATGTCCACAACCTTGGCGctacagtgctgctgctgttctcaGTAACCACATCTTCGTTATGGGTGGAGACACAGAGTTCTCTGCATGTACAGCCTATAAATTCAGCACTGATAGCTACCAATGGACTAAAGTCGGGGATGTGACTGCCAAGCGTATGAGCTGCCAGACTGTGGCCTCTGGGAACAAAATGTATGTTGTGGGAGGCTACTTTGGTACTCAGAATTGTAAGACTCTGGACTGCTATGACCCAACACTGGATGCATGGAGCAGCATCACCACTGTGCCTTACTCCCTCATCCCCACAGCCTTCGTCAGCACCTGGAAACAGCTTCTTGCCTGA
- the LOC128364830 gene encoding ectoderm-neural cortex protein 1-like isoform X1, producing MSLCKHEKRKSQGISATMNIYLFHKSSYADSVLMRLNVLRQQRLFTDIFLHAGGRSFPCHKAVLAACSRYFEAMFSGGMRESQASDVDFKDSVHPEVLELLLDYAYTSRLIINEENAESLLEVGDMLEFQDIRDACAEFLEKNLHFSNCLSTLLLSDAHQCTRLHKLSWNMCLRHFPAICKTEDFMQLPKDMMVHLLSHDELETEDEKLVYEAVLNWVNCELEKRQCFLPELLGTVRLALLPAVFLMENVSLEELINTQTKSKALVDEAIRCKLKILQNDSVVNSQLAKPRKTGHSLFLLGGKTFMCDKLYLIDQKAKEIILKADIPSPRKEFSACAIGCKVYITGGRGSENGVSKDVWVYDTSHEKWSKAAQMLIARFGHGSSELKQCLYVVGGHTAVSSCLRASPTVSLKQVEKYDPLTNKWSMVSPLREGVSNAAVVSVKHKLFAFGGTSVTHEKLPKVQCYDPVENQWTVPASCPQPWRYSAAAVLSNHIFVMGGDTEFSACTAYKFSTDSYQWTKVGDVTAKRMSCQTVASGNKMYVVGGYFGTQNCKTLDCYDPTLDAWSSITTVPYSLIPTAFVSTWKQLLA from the coding sequence atgtctttgtgcAAACATGAGAAGAGGAAGTCCCAGGGTATCTCTGCCACCATGAACATCTACTTGTTTCACAAATCGTCCTACGCTGACAGCGTCCTCATGCGCCTCAACGTCCTCCGGCAGCAGAGGCTGTTTACTGACATCTTCCTCCATGCTGGAGGTCGCTCTTTTCCCTGCCATAAAGCTGTCCTCGCTGCTTGTAGTCGCTACTTTGAGGCCATGTTCAGCGGAGGCATGAGAGAAAGTCAAGCCAGCGACGTCGACTTCAAAGACAGCGTCCACCCAGAGGTGCTTGAACTTCTTCTGGACTATGCTTACACGTCCCGTCTGATTATCAATGAGGAGAATGCAGAGTCTTTGTTAGAGGTTGGGGACATGCTAGAATTCCAGGACATCCGAGATGCCTGTGCAGAGTTTTTAGAGAAAAACCTCCACTTTTCTAACTGTCTTAGCACACTGCTGCTCTCAGATGCTCATCAGTGTACCAGGCTTCACAAGCTCTCCTGGAATATGTGCCTCCGACATTTTCCCGCCATCTGCAAAACTGAGGACTTTATGCAATTACCAAAAGACATGATGGTGCATTTGCTTTCTCATGATGAGCTGGAGACGGAGGATGAAAAGTTGGTGTATGAAGCTGTCCTGAACTGGGTTAACTGTGAGCTTGAGAAGAGGCAGTGCTTCCTGCCAGAGCTGCTGGGTACAGTTCGTTTGGCGCTTCTACCAGCTGTCTTCCTAATGGAGAACGTCTCCCTGGAGGAGTTAATCAACACGCAGACCAAAAGTAAAGCACTTGTGGATGAAGCTATACGCTGCAAGTTAAAGATCCTCCAGAATGACAGCGTGGTCAACAGCCAGCTGGCTAAACCCAGAAAGACGGGTCACTCCTTGTTTCTTCTAGGTGGCAAGACCTTCATGTGCGACAAACTCTACCTGATAGACCAGAAGGCGAAGGAGATCATTCTCAAAGCTGACATACCAAGTCCAAGGAAAGAGTTCAGTGCCTGTGCCATTGGATGTAAGGTGTACATAACAGGGGGAAGAGGGTCAGAGAACGGAGTCTCCAAAGATGTATGGGTCTATGATACCTCTCATGAGAAATGGTCTAAAGCAGCGCAGATGCTCATCGCCAGATTTGGACACGGCTCATCGGAACTCAAGCAGTGTCTGTATGTGGTAGGtggacacacagctgtcagCAGTTGCCTCCGTGCTTCCCCCACTGTGTCACTGAAACAAGTTGAAAAGTATGATCCACTCACCAACAAATGGAGCATGGTGTCTCCTTTGAGGGAAGGGGTTAGCAACGCAGCGGTGGTTAGTGTCAAACACAAACTCTTTGCATTTGGCGGCACCAGTGTCACCCATGAAAAACTGCCTAAAGTACAGTGCTACGACCCTGTGGAGAACCAGTGGACAGTGCCAGCCTCATGTCCACAACCTTGGCGctacagtgctgctgctgttctcaGTAACCACATCTTCGTTATGGGTGGAGACACAGAGTTCTCTGCATGTACAGCCTATAAATTCAGCACTGATAGCTACCAATGGACTAAAGTCGGGGATGTGACTGCCAAGCGTATGAGCTGCCAGACTGTGGCCTCTGGGAACAAAATGTATGTTGTGGGAGGCTACTTTGGTACTCAGAATTGTAAGACTCTGGACTGCTATGACCCAACACTGGATGCATGGAGCAGCATCACCACTGTGCCTTACTCCCTCATCCCCACAGCCTTCGTCAGCACCTGGAAACAGCTTCTTGCCTGA
- the LOC128365243 gene encoding uncharacterized protein LOC128365243, translating to MQHNDSSASRRKGTVPKRRPPQPGPSTSVSTPQPPRWGGVSKVPAASPKKRRFRPGKALKEIRKYQKSTELLLRKGRFARLVREVCQSITHETLRWHMYALMALQEVSKTFLIRLFANANLCAIHAKRVTIFPRDIQLARRIRGIDSL from the exons ATGCAGCACAACGATTCATCCGCCAGCAGGAGGAAGGGCACCGTCCCGAAACGTCGGCCCCCGCAGCCGGGCCCGAGCACCTCTGTTTCAACGCCGCAGCCGCCGAGGTGGGGCGGCGTTTCAA aggTGCCTGCTGCTTCTCCCAAGAAGAGGAGGTTTCGTCCAGGCAAAGCTTTAAAGGAGATCCGTAAATACCAGAAAAGCACAGAACTTCTGCTCAGGAAGGGACGTTTCGCCCGTCTG GTTCGTGAGGTGTGTCAGAGTATTACCCATGAAACTCTCAGGTGGCACATGTATGCTCTCATGGCCCTGCAGGAG gTGTCGAAGACCTTCCTCATCAGGTTGTTCGCCAACGCCAACCTGTGTGCCATCCACGCCAAGCGGGTCACCATCTTCCCCCGGGACATCCAGCTGGCCAGAAGGATCCGAGGAATCGACAGCTTATAA